A genomic stretch from Canis lupus baileyi chromosome 3, mCanLup2.hap1, whole genome shotgun sequence includes:
- the PIEZO1 gene encoding piezo-type mechanosensitive ion channel component 1 isoform X3, with translation MERHVLGAVLYWLLLPLALLAACLFRYNALSLVYLLFLLLLPWFPGPCRRGFPGHTRRLLRALLVFSLIFLAAHLTFQICLHTVPHLYQLLEPSCGPWETLSRHIGVTRLDLKDIPTAVRLVAPDLGVLVVCAVCLGLCGRLTQEAPRSQRAQELDDDDDGEVDTGSPVGLQGAPVQAPTRRSRLATRFQITAHWLLVAAGRTLAIVLLALAGIAHPSAFSSVYFLVFLATCTWWACHFPISLLGFSTLCVTVGCFGAGHLLCIYCYQTPFAQTVLPPAGIWARVFGLKALVTHGNCSSPNVLVFSTSHDWPIYVSPGILLLLYYTVTSLLKLRTRQPLDQRKEVARNDEEQEVELTQVDQWLQDQARAAATKEEGAAQHMLPTTVGSDWETDSCTVHDLTGHTPVRQRPVHPRLAEPQETSTLHSLGHLIMDQSYVCALIAMMVWSITYHSWLTFVLLLWACLIWTVRSRHQMAMLCSPFILLYGLALCGLRYVWAMDLRPELPTTLGPVSLRQLGLEHTRYPCLDLGAMLLYTLTFWLLLRRFVKEKLLKKGKVPAALTEVTVADTEPTRARTLLQSLGELVTGLYAKYWIYVCAGMFIVVSFAGRLVVYKIVYMLLFLLCLTLFQVYYSLWRKLLKVFWWLVVAYTMLVLIAVYTFQFQDFPMYWRNLTGLTDEQLGDLGLEQFSVSELFSSILIPGFFLLACILQLHYFHRPFMQLTDLEHVPPPGACPPRWAHRQDVVSGTPLLQEEEDGLSTACPHQAMQVTEANKWGLVAERLLDLASGFSDVLTRVQVLLRRLLELHILKLVALYTVWVALKEVSVMNLLLVVLWAFALPYPRFRPMASCLSTVWTCIIIVCKMLYQLKVVSPHEYSSNCTEPLPNSTNLQKMEIKQSLLYRGPVDPANWFGVRKGFPNLGYIQNHLQVLLLLVFEAIVYRRQEHHRRQHQLAPLPAQAVCADGTRQRLDQDLLSCLKYFVNFFFYKFGLEICFLMAVNVIGQRMNFMVILHGCWLVAILTRRRRAAIARLWPNYCLFLSLFLLYQYLLCLGIPPALCIDYPWRWSQAIPMNSALIKWLYLPDFFRTPNSTNLISDFLLLLCASQQWQVFSAERTEEWQHMAGVNTDRLELPLGEPNAVPNFIYCRSYLDMLKVAVFRYLFWLVLVVVFVTGATRVSVFGLGYLLACFYLLLFGTSLLQKHTRTRLVLWDCLILYNVTVIISKNMLSLLSCVFVEQMQSNFCWVIQLFSLVCTVKGYYDPKEMLSRDRDCLLPVEEAGVLWDSICFLFLLLQRRVFLSRYFLHVSAELQATALQASRGFALYNAANFKSIDLHRKAEEKSLAQLKRQMERIRAKQEKHRQSRAGRSRPQDTPDPTQEPVIHSGDYFLFESDSEEEEEALPEDPRPSAQSAFQMAYQAWVTNAQTVLRQQREEQARQDQTGQLPTGGGPGQEAEPADGPDEVVAGRSHVMQRVLSTVQFLWVLGQALVDGLTDWLHTFTRHHRAMSDVLRAERYLYTQALVEGREVHRSLLDQLYTGEAEAAPAVPLGVRDAPSTASSGLGAEEPLSTATEDTGSPLSTGYHTRSSSSEEVATEPGASLHGSRELPAGTPTRMRTASELLLSRHLRIQELEEAELFEAGQGRALRLLQAAYQCVAAHSELLCYFIIILNHMVTASATSLVLPVLVFLWAMLSIPRPSKRFWMTAIIFTEVSVVTKYLFQFGFFPWNTHTVLRRYENKPYFPPRILGVEKTDSYIKYDLVQLMALFFHRSQLLCYGLWDHEEDPLSKEHDRGSEKKGTEEEQAPLEPQTEEGTGPQGEPVVAGALTQDHIQAEAGDGPPEPPVELKPRDIKRISLRFRKRRRETTEPVQPTATEGVVVASRREKWSRPRERMTAMGLRLQTFCLAVAQSMYRPLRRFFDDILHTKYRAATDVYALMFLADVVDFIIIIFGFWAFGKHSAATDITSSLSDDQVPEAFLVMLLIQFSTMVIDRALYLRKTVLGKLAFQVVLVLAIHLWMFFILPAVTERMFNQNAVAQLWYFVKCIYFSLSAYQIRCGYPTRILGNFLTKKYNHLNLFLFQGFRLVPFLVELRAVMDWVWTDTTLSLSSWMCVEDIYANIFIIKCSRETEKKYPQPKGQKKKKIVKYGMGGLIILFLVAIIWFPLLFMSLVRSVVGVVNQPIDVTVTLKLGGYEPLFTMSAQQPSIVPFTQQAYEELSRQFDPNPLAMQFISQYSPEDIVTAQIEGSSGALWRISPPSRAQMKRELYNGTADITLRFTWNFQRDLAKGGTVEYTNEKHTLDWAPNSTERRQLASLLEGTSDQSVVIPHLFPKYIRAPNGPEANPVKQLQPNEEADYLGVRIQLRRERVGSGAAGFLEWWVIELQDCQAECNLLPMVIFSDKVSPPSLGFLAGYGIMGLYVSIVLVIGKFVRGFFSEISHSIMFEELPCVDRILKLCQDIFLVRETRELELEEELYAKLIFLYRSPETMIKWTREKE, from the exons gacgatgatgatgatggggaAGTGGACACCGGCTCCCCTGTGGGGCTTCAGGGAGCCCCCGTGCAGGCCCCCACGCGGAGGTCACGGTTGGCCACCCGGTTCCAGATCACAGCCCACTGGCTGTTGGTGGCCGCGGGAAGGACCCTGGCTATTGTGCTGCTCGCATTGGCAG GCATCGCCCACCCCTCTGCCTTCTCCAGCGTCTACTTCCTAGTCTTCCTGGCCACCTGCACCTGGTGGGCATGCCACTTTCCCATCAGCCTCCTGGGCTTCAGCACGCTCTGCGTCACAGTGGGCTGCTTCGGTGCCGGCCATCTCCTCTGCATCTACTGCTACCAGACGCCCTTTGCCCAGACCGTGCTCCCTCCTGCTGGAAtctgggccag GGTGTTTGGTCTCAAGGCCTTGGTGACCCACGGCAACTGCTCCAGCCCCAACGTGCTGGTCTTCAGTACCAGCCACGACTGGCCCATCTACGTGAGCCCCGGCATCTTGCTGCTTCTCTACTACACGGTGACCTCACTCCTGAAGCTCCGCACTCGCCAGCCGTTGGACCAG AGGAAGGAAGTGGCCAGGAACGACGAGGAGCAGGAGGTAGAGCTGACCCAGGTGGACCAGTGGCTCCAGGACCAGGCCAGAGCTGCAGCCACCAaggaggagggggctgcccaG CACATGCTGCCCACAACCGTGGGGTCTGACTGGGAGACCGACAGCTGTACGGTGCATGACCTGACTGGCCACACCCCCGTCCGGCAGCGTCCAG TGCACCCCAGGCTGGCTGAGCCTCAAGAGACATCTACCCTCCACAGTCTGGGTCATCTCATTATGGACCAGAGCTACGTGTGTGCCCTCATTGCCATGATG GTATGGAGCATCACCTACCATAGTTGGCTGACCTTCGTGCTGCTGCTCTGGGCCTGCCTCATCTGGACGGTGCGCAGCCGCCACCAGATGGCCATGCTCTGCTCACCCTTCATCCTGCTCTACGGGCTGGCTCTGTGTGGCCTGCGCTATGTGTGGGCCATGGACCTGCGTCCCGAGCTGCCTACCACCCTGGGCCCCGTCAGCCTGCGTCAGCTGGGGCTGGAGCATACCCGCTACCCTTGCCTGGACCTTGGCGCCATG TTGCTCTACACCCTGACCTTCTGGCTGCTGCTGCGCCGGTTTGTCAAGGAGAAGCTGCTGAAGAAGGGGAAGGTACCTGCTGCCCTGACAGAGGTCACTGTGGCTGACACAG AGCCAACACGGGCACGGACGCTGCTGCAGAGCCTGGGGGAGCTGGTCACAGGCCTGTACGCCAAGTACTGGATCTACGTGTGTGCCGGCATGTTCATTGTGGTCAGCTTCGCCGGCCGCCTCGTCGTCTACAAGATCGTGTACAtgctccttttcctgctctgCCTCACCCTCTTCCAG GTCTACTACAGCCTGTGGAGGAAGCTGCTCAAGGTGTTCTGGTGGCTGGTGGTGGCCTATACCATGCTGGTGCTCATCGCCGTCTACACTTTCCAGTTCCAGGACTTCCCCATGTACTGGCGCAACCTGACGGGCCTCACTGACGAACA GCTGGGGGACCTGGGCCTGGAGCAGTTCAGCGTGTCGGAGCTTTTCTCCAGCATCCTGATCCCGGGCTTCTTCCTGTTGGCCTGCATCCTGCAGCTGCACTATTTCCACCGGCCGTTCATGCAGCTCACGGACCTGGAGCATGTGCCCCCGCCTGGTGCCTGCCCCCCACGGTGGGCCCACAG GCAGGATGTGGTCAGTGGGACCCCGctgctgcaggaggaggaggacgggcTGAGCACCGCCTGCCCCCACCAGGCCATGCAGGTCACAGAAG CCAACAAGTGGGGCCTGGTGGCGGAACGGCTGCTGGACCTGGCTTCCGGCTTCTCGGACGTCCTCACCCGTGTGCAGGTGCTGCTGCGGCGCCTTCTAGAGTTGCACATCCTCAAGCTGGTGGCCCTGTACACTGTGTGGGTGGCCCTGAAGGAG gtGTCCGTGATGAACCTGCTGCTGGTCGTGCTGTGGGCCTTCGCGCTGCCCTACCCCCGCTTCCGGCCCATGGCCTCTTGCCTGTCCACTGTGTGGACGTGCATCATCATCGTGTGCAAGATGCTGTACCAGCTCAAGGTCGTAAGCCCGCACGAGTACTCCAGCAACTGCACCGAG cccctccccaacAGCACCAACCTGCAGAAGATGGAGATCAAGCAGTCCTTGCTATACCGTGGGCCCGTTGACCCTGCCAACTGGTTTGGGGTGCGGAAGGGCTTCCCAAACCTAGGCTACATCCAG AACCACCTGCAGGTCCTGTTGCTGCTGGTGTTCGAGGCCATCGTCTACCGGCGTCAGGAGCACCACCGTCGGCAGCACCAGCTGGCCCCACTGCCCGCCCAGGCCGTCTGTGCCGACGGCACCCGCCAGCGGCTGGACCAGGACCTGCTCAGCTGCCTCAAGTACTTTGTCAACTTCTTTTTCTACAAATTTGGGCTAGAG ATATGCTTCCTGATGGCCGTGAACGTGATTGGGCAGCGCATGAACTTCATGGTCATCCTGCACGGCTGCTGGCTGGTGGCCATCCTCACACGGCGGCGTCGTGCAGCCATCGCCCGCCTCTGGCCCAACTACTGTCTCTTCCTGTCCCTGTTCTTGCTGTACCAGTACCTGCTGTGCCTGGGCATCCCCCCGGCCCTGTGCATTG ACTACCCGTGGCGCTGGAGCCAGGCCATCCCCATGAACTCAGCACTCATCAAGTGGCTGTACCTGCCCGACTTCTTCAGAACCCCCAATTCCACCAACCTCATCA GCgacttcctgctcctgctctgcgCCTCCCAGCAGTGGCAGGTGTTCTCGGCTGAGCGCACGGAGGAATGGCAGCACATGGCCGGCGTCAACACTGACCGCCTGGAGCTGCCATTGGGTGAGCCCAACGCCGTGCCCAACTTCATCTACTGCAG GTCCTACCTCGACATGCTGAAGGTGGCTGTCTTCCGCTACCTCTTCTGGCTGGTGCTGGTAGTGGTATTTGTCACGGGAGCCACCCGCGTCAGCGTCTTCGGGCTGGGCTACCTGTTGGCCTGTTTCTATCTGCTGCTCTTCGGCACCAGCCTATTACAGAAGCACACACGCACCCGCCTCGTGCTGTGGGACTGCCTCATTCTCTACAACGTCACTGTCATCATCTCTAAGAACATGCTCTCG ctcctgTCCTGCGTTTTTGTGGAGCAAATGCAGAGCAACTTCTGCTGGGTTATCCAGCTTTTCAGCCTCGTGTGCACCGTCAAAGGCTACTATGATC CCAAGGAGATGCTGAGCAGGGACCGGGATTGCCTGCTGCCCGTGGAAGAGGCCGGTGTGCTCTGGGACAGCATCTGCTTCCTGTTCCTTCTGCTGCAGCGGCGCGTCTTCCTCAGCCGCTACTTCCTGCATGTCAGCGCCGAGCTCCAGGCCACCGCCTTGCAGGCCTCCAG GGGCTTCGCGCTGTACAATGCTGCCAACTTCAAAAGCATCGATCTCCACCGTAAGGCCGAGGAGAAGTCCCTGGCCCAGCTGAAAAGACA gatggAGCGCATCCGTGCCAAGCaagagaagcacaggcagagCCGAGCGGGCCGCAGCCGACCCCAGGACACCCCAGACCCCACCCAGGAGCCAG TCATCCACTCTGGGGACTACTTCCTATTTGAGTCGGatagtgaggaggaggaggaggccctgCCCGAGGACCCCAGGCCGTCAGCACAGAGTGCCTTTCAG ATGGCGTACCAGGCATGGGTGACCAATGCGCAGACAGTGCTGAGGCAGCAGCGGGAGGAGCAGGCGAGGCAGGACCAGACAGGGCAGTTGCCCACGG GAGGCGGCCCGGGACAGGAGGCAGAGCCAGCGGATGGCCCAGACGAGGTGGTGGCTG GCCGCAGCCACGTGATGCAGCGAGTGCTGAGCACTGTGCAGTTTCTGTGGGTGCTGGGCCAAGCGCTGGTAGATGGGCTGACAGACTGGCTGCACACCTTCACACGGCACCACCGCGCCATGAGTGACGTGCTGCGCGCCGAGCGCTACCTGTACACACAGGCGCTGGTTGAG GGCAGAGAGGTGCACCGGAGCTTGCTGGACCAGCTCTACACTGGTGAAGCCGAGGCGGCCCCCGCAGTCCCCTTGGGGGTCCGAGATGCACCAAGTACAGCATCAAG tgggctgggggctgaggagcCGCTGAGCACTGCGACAGAGGACACTGGCAGCCCCCTGAGCACCGGCTACCACacccgcagcagcagcagcgaggAGGTGGCCACTGAGCCTGGGGCTTCCCTACACGGCTCTCGGGAGCTTCCTGCTGGCACTCCTACCCGGATGCGCACAGCCAGTGAGCTGCTCCTCAGCAG GCACCTCCGCatccaggagctggaggaggccgAGCTGTTTGAAGCAGGGCAGGGCCGGGCACTGAGGCTGCTGCAGGCCGCATACCAGTGTGTGGCTGCCCACTCAGAACTGCTCTGCTACTTCATCATCATCCTCAACCACATGGTCACTGCCTCAGCCACATCCCTGGTGCTGCCTGTGCTCGTCTTCCTGTGGGCCATGCTGTCCATCCCCAGGCCCAGCAAGCGCTTCTGGATGACGGCCATCATCTTCACCGAG GTGTCTGTGGTCACCAAGTACCTGTTCCAGTTTGGCTTCTTCccctggaacacacacacagtgctCCGGCGCTACGAGAACAAGCCGTACTTCCCACCGCGCATCCTGGGTGTGGAGAAGACAGACAGCTACATAAAGTATGACCTGGTGCAGCTCATGGCCCTCTTCTTCCACCGCTCCCAGCTGCTG TGCTatggtctctgggatcatgaggAGGACCCGCTGTCCAAGGAGCATGACCGTGGAAGTGAGAAGAAAGGGACCGAGGAGGAACAGGCACCACTGGAACCCCAGACTGAGGAAGGCACAGGGCCCCAGGGCGAGCCAGTGGTGGCCGGGGCCCTCACCCAGGACCACATCCAGGCAGAAGCAGGGGATGGGCCCCCAGAGCCTCCTGTGGAGCTCAAGCCCCGAGACATAAAGCGTATCAGCCTGCGTTTCAGGAAGAGGCGGAGGGAGACCACAGAGCCTGTACAACCCACAGCCACTG AAGGTGTGGTGGTGGCCTCCCGCAGAGAGAAGTGGAGTCGCCCCCGGGAAAGAATGACAGCCATGGGGCTCCGACTGCAGACCTTCTGCCTGGCCGT GGCCCAGAGCATGTACCGGCCCCTGCGGCGCTTCTTCGATGACATCTTGCACACCAAGTACCGTGCAGCCACCGATGTCTACGCGCTCATGTTTCTGGCTGATGTGGTCgacttcatcatcatcatcttcggCTTCTGGGCCTTTggg AAACACTCGGCAGCCACAGACATCACATCCTCGCTGTCGGACGACCAGGTGCCGGAGGCCTTCCTGGTCATGTTGCTCATCCAGTTCAGCACCATGGTCATTGACCGTGCCCTCTACCTCCGCAAGACCGTGCTGGGCAAGCTGGCCTTCCAGGTTGTCCTGGTGCTGGCCATCCACCTCTGGATGTTCTTTATTCTGCCCGCTGTCACCGAGAG GATGTTCAACCAGAACGCGGTGGCTCAGCTGTGGTACTTCGTGAAGTGCATCTACTTCTCCCTGTCTGCCTACCAGATCCGCTGTGGCTATCCGACCCGTATCCTTGGCAACTTCCTCACCAAGAAGTACAATCACCTGAACCTCTTCCTCTTCCAGGG GTTCCGGCTTGTACCATTCCTGGTGGAGCTGCGGGCCGTGATGGACTGGGTATGGACAGACACCACGCTGTCCCTGTCCAGCTGGATGTGTGTGGAGGACATCTACGCCAACATCTTCATCATCAAGTGCAGCCGTGAGACTGAGAAg AAATATCCCCAGCcgaaggggcagaagaagaagaagattgtCAAGTACGGCATGGGCGGTCTCATCATCCTGTTCCTCGTGGCTATCATCTGGTTCCCGTTGCTTTTCATGTCCCTGGTACGCTCTGTGGTTGGTGTCGTCAACCAGCCCATCGATGTTACTGTCACCCTTAAGCTGGGTGGCTATGAG CCCCTCTTTACCATGAGTGCCCAGCAGCCGTCCATCGTGCCATTCACACAGCAGGCCTATGAGGAGCTGTCCAGACAGTTTGACCCTAACCCG TTGGCCATGCAGTTCATCAGCCAGTACAGCCCCGAGGACATCGTCACGGCACAGATCGAGGGCAGTTCAGGGGCACTGTGGCGCATCAGCCCACCCAGCCGGGCCCAGATGAAGCGGGAGCTATACAATGGTACAGCTGACATCACCCTGCGCTTCACCTGGAACTTCCAGAG GGACCTGGCCAAGGGCGGCACCGTGGAGTACACCAATGAGAAGCACACCCTGGACTGGGCCCCAAATAGCACTGAGCGGCGGCAGCTGGCCAGCCTGCTTGAGGGCACCTCGGACCAGTCTGT GGTCATCCCCCACCTCTTTCCCAAGTACATCCGTGCCCCTAATGGGCCTGAAGCCAACCCAGTGAAGCAGCTGCAGCCCA ACGAGGAGGCCGACTACCTAGGTGTGCGCATCCAGCTGCGGAGGGAGCGCGTGGGCTCAGGGGCCGCTGGCTTCCTTGAGTGGTGGGTCATCGAGCTGCAGGATTGCCAGGCCGAGTGCAACCTGCTGCCCATGGTCATCTTCAGTGACAAGGTCAGCCCACCCAGCCTTGGCTTCCTGGCTGGCTACGG GATCATGGGGCTCTATGTGTCCATCGTGCTGGTTATCGGCAAGTTTGTACGTGGCTTCTTCAGTGAGATCTCACACTCCATCATGTTTGAGGAGCTGCCGTGTGTGGACCGCATCCTCAAGCTCTGCCAGGACATCTTCCTGGTGCGGGAGACGCGGGAGCTGGAGCTGGAAGAGGAGCTTTATGCCAAGCTTATCTTCCTGTACCGCTCGCCTGAGACGATGATCAAGTGGACCCGTGAGAAGGAGTAG